One genomic segment of Cottoperca gobio chromosome 21, fCotGob3.1, whole genome shotgun sequence includes these proteins:
- the c1ql2 gene encoding complement C1q-like protein 2: protein MVLALIIAIPLLVQTSKTDAHYEMMGTCRMICDPYHPKPSATALEVMQDLSAVPSQSFVQGTNGEPGRPGKPGPRGPPGEPGPPGPRGPPGDRGDSGKTGYPGVLGTARSESGGELGSAIGASKIAFYVGLKNPHEGYELLRFDDVVTNLGNHYDPTTGKFTCQVSGIYYFTYHVLMRGGDGTSMWADLCKNGQVRASAIAQDADQNYDYASNSVVLHLDSGDEIYVKLDGGKAHGGNNNKYSTFSGFLLYSD, encoded by the exons ATGGTTTTAGCTCTTATCATTGCGATTCCCCTGCTGGTGCAAACATCCAAGACTGATGCGCACTACGAGATGATGGGCACCTGTCGGATGATCTGTGACCCGTACCACCCTAAACCGAGCGCCACGGCTCTGGAGGTCATGCAGGACCTGAGCGCCGTCCCTTCTCAAAGCTTTGTTCAAGGGACTAATGGCGAGCCGGGTCGGCCTGGAAAACCCGGGCCGAGGGGGCCACCAGGCGAACCGGGGCCACCAGGTCCGAGAGGGCCGCCGGGGGATAGAGGAGATTCTGGAAAGACTGGGTATCCCGGGGTGTTGGGCACAGCACGGTCCGAGAGTGGCGGAGAGCTCGGCTCTGCTATCGGCGCGTCAAAGATAGCGTTTTATGTGGGTCTGAAAAATCCTCACGAGGGATACGAATTGTTACGGTTCGACGACGTTGTCACGAACCTTGGGAACCATTACGACCCGACAACCGGCAAGTTCACATGCCAAGTGTCTGGGATTTACTACTTCACCTATCATGTGCTGATGCGTGGAGGAGACGGGACAAGCATGTGGGCAGACTTGTGCAAAAACGGACAG GTCCGAGCCAGCGCCATAGCGCAGGACGCCGACCAGAACTACGACTACGCCAGCAACAGTGTCGTCCTGCATCTGGACTCCGGCGACGAGATTTATGTCAAACTGGACGGCGGCAAGGCGCACGgcggaaacaacaacaaatacagcACGTTCTCCGGCTTCCTTTTGTACTCGGACTAA